A DNA window from Syngnathus typhle isolate RoL2023-S1 ecotype Sweden linkage group LG2, RoL_Styp_1.0, whole genome shotgun sequence contains the following coding sequences:
- the dusp27 gene encoding serine/threonine/tyrosine-interacting-like protein 2 isoform X4 codes for MMSESRFSAITGSDAASIFMEPIHLSSAIAAKKIINEELPPRGVRAESVPDSMLERAEHLMVEDLYNRVRDMIDDRSPYNTPCVLDIQRAMVQDRLEHPSQPADEVFPNIFIAEKSIAVNKGRLKRMGITHILNAAHGTGVYTGEAFYAGMGVQYMGIEVDDFPDADISPHFRPTAEFLDEALLTHKGKVAVISMMGVSRSAVLVASYLMIFQHMTIMEALTTMRKKRPINPNEGFLKQLRELNENLLEERDDDDTLSQCSVIDARTRARIFGEASEDDETDREEEQSMVEVKARSIMMEEEEDGTSVMSSVASSALAEHLRSGPEVQPSCDVPDKSVLPEQLGNSDEDEDGLDQMIHEWQRRNEMYQSDDWLEAQLNSDEEDAAVGDCADVESVTSEDVRALKERLKRRVRRPPTDAASTSSCTTYADLWKQRLREIEEEAAARYRKTDRAEGEESDAARERERKKKVDEEVESIMSDTSSMYNFCQKNKERMTALERWRVKRIHFGWNKKERGDGENSSVGDQEKSDGGEAPPPSFQDVNLTAYQAWKRRQQRRLGEENVDELLEMSRGEDSATIKRRQRREEILERSKKTLEESQSVCGWENESCVSGGTIPLSAFWAGAGVSGAPSVVNDDTMSVISGQSSVLTSASQACGARSTHSGLQPPPILPVPTVQGPSGEPMVNLASIQNWIANVVTETIKQKQSEMSLPPPSLAGSEVSFGASPSAISGRAGDDDKTSVLSGRSYSSNISQGRGRPASVFSAGGLSGVSGRSSALPDARKTKISTTSVPLFSLFQDQVNLGKLDAMDKEIKSEMRGKMASYEKKKILEDNKRSTMYKKKKPKADEDEEEEEKKRKEEEFLEESKKKKPKPLKTFGLSGCLNLNPALEVDKNTSVDDWLKSVRPPPGKSAVAAAEDPYDDLDGSASQFDFAGEDDDAKTNGAASINNGHSRATRSYGEDDEASDFRRKFTNGSHSDEAGGRRRDADGDDDDEDAEAFIARTRQRIRARAAAEEPDDEVLAAWRAQQEAKWKS; via the exons ATGATGtcagagtccaggttctccgcCATAACCGGCTCGGATGCCGCCAGTATCTTCATGGAGCCGATCCACTTGTCGTCCGCCATCGCCGCCAAGAAGATCATCAATGAGG AATTGCCGCCTCGAGGTGTCCGCGCCGAGTCCGTCCCGGATTCCATGCTCGAAAGAGCCGAGCATCTGATGGTGGAGGACCTCTACAACCGAGTACGGGATATGATTGATGATCGTAGCCCCTACAACACTCCTTGCGTGCTGGATATCCAGAGGGCCATGGTTCAAGATCGCCTGGAGCACCCCAGCCAGCCTGCGGATGAAGTGTTTCCGAATATTTTTATCGCTGAGAA ATCTATCGCCGTCAACAAGGGCCGGCTGAAGCGAATGGGAATCACGCACATCCTTAACGCCGCGCACGGAACTGGCGTCTACACGGGGGAGGCCTTCTACGCCGGGATGGGGGTGCAGTACATGGGCATCGAGGTGGATGACTTCCCTGACGCTGACATCTCGCCGCACTTCCGGCCCACCGCTGAGTTCTTGGATGAAGCTTTGCTGACCCACAAAG GCAAAGTTGCAGTGATCTCCATGATGGGCGTCAGCCGCTCAGCTGTCCTGGTGGCGTCCTACCTCATGATCTTCCAGCACATGACCATCATGGAAGCTCTGACAACCATGAGGAAAAAACGGCCCATCAACCCCAACGAGGGTTTCCTCAAACAACTACGAGAGCTCAACGAGAACCTGCTGGAGGAACGCGATGACGACGACACGCTCAGCCAGTGTTCCGTCATCGACGCGCGCACCCGCGCTCGGATCTTCGGCGAGGCCAGTGAAGACGACGAGACGGATCGTGAGGAAGAGCAAAGTATGGTGGAGGTGAAAGCGCGCTCCATCAtgatggaggaggaagaagatgggACCAGTGTGATGAGCAGCGTGGCTTCCTCCGCATTGGCTGAGCATCTCCGGAGCGGACCTGAGGTCCAACCGTCATGTGATGTTCCAGACAAATCCGTCTTGCCCGAGCAGTTGGGAAACAGTGATGAGGATGAGGACGGTCTGGATCAGATGATCCACGAGTGGCAGCGTAGAAATGAGATGTATCAAAGCGATGATTGGTTGGAGGCGCAGCTGAACAGCGACGAGGAGGACGCGGCGGTTGGCGACTGCGCCGACGTGGAGAGCGTCACCAGCGAGGACGTGCGCGCCCTGAAGGAACGTTTGAAGCGTCGCGTCAGACGGCCTCCGACGGACGCCGCTTCCACCTCCAGCTGCACCACTTACGCCGACCTCTGGAAGCAGCGGCTGCGAGAGATCGAGGAAGAAGCCGCCGCTCGCTATCGGAAAACGGATCGCGCCGAAGGCGAGGAAAGCGACGCGGCGCGGGAACgagagaggaagaaaaaggTCGATGAGGAGGTGGAGAGCATCATGTCGGACACGTCGTCCATGTACAACTTCTGCCAGAAGAACAAGGAGAGGATGACGGCCTTGGAGCGCTGGCGGGTCAAGCGGATTCACTTCGGGTGGAACAAGAAAGAACGAGGGGATGGAGAAAATAGTTCTGTTGGCGATCAGGAGAAAAGCGACGGCGGAGAAGCGCCGCCGCCGTCCTTCCAAGATGTCAACCTGACGGCCTATCAGGCTTGGAAACGGAGGCAGCAGAGGCGACTTGGCGAGGAGAAcgtggatgagcttctggaaatgAGTCGGGGTGAGGATTCTGCTACCATTAAACGGCGCCAAAGGCGAGAGGAGATCCTGGAGCGCTCCAAAAAGACCTTAGAAGAAAGTCAGTCCGTGTGCGGCTGGGAGAACGAGAGCTGCGTCAGCGGCGGGACGATACCGCTCTCCGCCTTCTGGGCCGGAGCCGGCGTCAGCGGAGCGCCCAGTGTCGTCAATGACGACACCATGTCGGTGATCAGCGGACAGTCGTCCGTCCTCACGTCGGCGTCGCAAGCCTGCGGTGCAAGATCCACGCACTCCGGTCTGCAACCTCCCCCCATCCTCCCGGTTCCGACGGTCCAGGGTCCGTCGGGAGAACCGATGGTCAACCTGGCCAGCATCCAGAACTGGATCGCCAATGTGGTGACCGAAACCATCAAACAGAAGCAGAGCGAGATGAGCCTGCCGCCTCCGTCGCTGGCCGGGTCCGAGGTGAGCTTCGGCGCCTCGCCCAGCGCCATTTCGGGCCGCGCCGGAGATGACGATAAAACGTCCGTGTTGAGCGGGCGCTCCTACTCCAGTAACATCTCGCAGGGTCGTGGGCGGCCAGCGTCAGTCTTCTCGGCCGGCGGCTTGAGCGGAGTCAGCGGGCGAAGTTCCGCCTTGCCGGATGCTCGGAAAACCAAAATCAGCACCACCAGCGTCCCGCTATTCAGCCTCTTCCAAGACCAGGTCAACCTGGGCAAACTGGACGCCATGGACAAGGAGATCAAATCGGAAATGAGAGGCAAGATGGCGTCCTACGAGAAGAAGAAAATCCTCGAGGACAATAAGCGCAGCACTATGTACAAGAAAAAGAAACCAAAGGCggatgaagatgaagaagaggaggagaagaaaaggaAGGAGGAGGAATTCCTGGAAgagtcaaagaaaaagaaacccaaACCTTTAAAGACATTCGGCCTCTCTGGATGCTTGAATTTGAATCCCGCTCTGGAGGTCGACAAGAACACCAGCGTTGACGACTGGCTGAAAAGTGTCAGGCCTCCCCCCGGAAAATCTGCCGTTGCCGCCGCCGAGGATCCCTACGACGACTTGGACGGCTCCGCCTCCCAGTTTGACTTCGCCGGTGAGGACGATGACGCGAAAACGAACGGCGCCGCCTCCATCAATAAcggccacagccgagccactcGGTCATACGGCGAGGATGATGAGGCGAGCGACTTCAGGAGGAAATTCACAAATGGTTCACATAGCGACGAAGCAGGCGGACGCAGGCGGGACGCCGATGGGGACGATGATGACGAAGACGCCGAAGCCTTCATCGCCCGAACCAGGCAGAGGATCAGAGCCCGAGCGGCCGCCGAGGAGCCCGATGACGAGGTGCTCGCCGCTTGGAGGGCGCAGCAGGAAGCAAAATGGAAATCGTAG